One Salmo salar chromosome ssa01, Ssal_v3.1, whole genome shotgun sequence DNA window includes the following coding sequences:
- the pax9 gene encoding paired box protein Pax-9 has protein sequence MEPAFGEVNQLGGVFVNGRPLPNAIRLRIVELAQLGIRPCDISRQLRVSHGCVSKILARYNETGSILPGAIGGSKPRVTTPTVVKHIRTYKQRDPGIFAWEIRDRLLADGVCDKFNLPSVSSISRILRNKIGNLSQQSQYESSKQSSHPPPQPTLPYNHIYSYPTPIGASGTKVPTPPGMHSLPGHMAMHRIWPSSHSVTDILGIRSITEQQISDNSSFPSGKLEEWSVINRTHFPPSASSPLVNGVQDDKPPHSIEPEAKYKQTQSGLPTVNSYVTAPSIPAYHPPTPVSPYMGYSATTSAYVTGPTWQPHSGSALYHHSCDNITAPLAFKGMTAHHRDAIHPHAHPITASAL, from the exons ATGG AGCCAGCCTTTGGAGAGGTGAACCAGCTCGGCGGGGTTTTTGTCAACGGCAGACCGCTTCCCAACGCAATCCGGCTGCGGATTGTAGAGCTCGCCCAGCTGGGCATCAGGCCTTGCGACATCAGCAGACAACTCCGGGTCTCCCACGGCTGCGTCAGCAAGATACTGGCCCGGTACAACGAGACCGGCTCTATACTCCCGGGAGCGATCGGGGGCAGCAAACCACGGGTCACCACGCCTACAGTGGTCAAGCACATACGGACATACAAGCAGAGGGACCCGGGTATCTTCGCCTGGGAGATCCGGGACAGGCTACTGGCTGACGGAGTTTGTGACAAGTTCAATCTACCATCTGTGAGCTCCATCAGTAGGATCCTCCGCAACAAGATTGGGAATCTGTCCCAGCAGAGCCAGTATGAGTCCAGCAAGCAGTCGTCTCACCCACCACCACAACCAACGCTACCATACAACCACATATACTCGTATCCGACCCCCATCGGAGCCTCTGGGACCAAAGTACCAACTCCCCCGGGCATGCACTCCCTACCTGGACACATGGCTATGCACAGGATATGGCCCTCCTCCCACTCGGTAACAGATATTCTGGGGATTCGGTCGATAACAGAGCAACAAA TTAGTGACAATTCGTCCTTTCCCAGTGGCAAACTAGAAGAATGGAGCGTTATAAACAGGACACATTTTCCGCCGTCAGCAAGCTCTCCACTAGTCAATGGCGTGCAGGATGATAAACCACCGCATTCTATAGAACCTGAAGCAAAATACAAACAG ACGCAGAGTGGCTTGCCCACAGTGAACAGTTATGTCACAGCGCCCAGCATCCCAGCCTACCACCCTCCCACCCCAGTGTCGCCCTACATGGGGTACAGCGCCACCACGTCGGCCTATGTGACCGGTCCCACATGGCAGCCGCACAGTGGCAGTGCTCTCTATCACCACAGCTGTGACAACATCACCGCTCCACTGGCCTTCAAGGGTATGACAGCCCACCACCGTGACGCCATTCACCCCCATGCCCACCCCATCACGGCCTCAGCACTGTAG